Proteins found in one Serratia plymuthica genomic segment:
- a CDS encoding non-ribosomal peptide synthetase: MNNPQSVAGHFCPSDYGYSLHNAFFHQAIRTPAAIALRDDDGVVTYSELRMQACAIASSLRRHELMPETAVGVYLPRDRNLPAALIGIMAVGCAYLPLDPRYPQQRIEQLITIGQVQCVITTRLLAETLPDDITAICIEDIVLADLDYVLNNDPAQSNSLAYFIFTSGSTGVPKGVMIEHGNALSLLYWAHHFYSSSQLASVAFTTSITFDLSVFEIFVPLSAGGMIHILENGLSLLDWKWRDELTLLNTVPSVLNEVAKLGHLPQQLSVINLAGEPLPASLVWVLRAQCPDAQIFNLYGPSEDTTYSTVSEVLASDDQPTIGLAMLGRHCYLLNESGDEVAHGEVGEIYVAGPGVARGYYGRPDLESVFMPDKRQPDSYRMYRTGDFGRQLADGRILCLGRRDDQVKIRGHRVEIGEVDATMRQHPAVAEVSVVVVDSPARGKFLRCALELRDSTNQADIAAWASARLPAFMIPSEWQVFDKLPRLPNGKIDRAYLRKAATVRAHLTDDQHPVGQTEETLAQCWRHLLEQPTIGRHDSFFALGGHSLLFTRLQYHIRETFSVSIELTALMSASTLAEQAKLIDQSDAVDDHAGSSEELSCTPSQRRMWTLEKLLPGSPRYNIANTFQLQGELDNQRLIAALTATAAHHAMLHTVYDESDRGLQPVQLADHHISILQKNLSQMPLVQALEQAKTLSSAFQRQPFELSSSVPFSVQIITVAPTLHLVDIKTHHIAADGSIELLVEEISFRYNRPHALIQSCRSYNDYAQYLLTPSLKMDQEKSLQWWQMALANPPEFLRLPFDKPAKRSTTGVGKLLGITVEQETVRSLMKLCQQHQVSLFHGLLAVTWAFLGKLSESDDVLLALPVHTRPAEYTRTVGNFVNTAIARGRPHAAMTFEQLLQAAKENTLQLLRHANVPFESVLNAVKGLRSAEGVPSVNVMLSLLVSPALLELEGCQTTFLPVDLGTSRFDLGLFFRYDNTGLVLNLEYDTQRFSDAMARNLSQTWAGFCANLTANSGAPLSQVGLLSEASHQKIVEDWNNTKTAVAFEGRIDMLFSQRVIEQPDHIALIAGQDVLSYQQLDQSANQLAWSLRDAGVPVGSHVGILCERGAAMVIAVLAVLKAGCAYVPIDPSTPAERCRLMTTVADFSCLISDEALHNKALSVQAEVPLKLIRADSDAHRMQRDTPPDNPTGADDRAYIIFTSGTTGIPKAVAVKHRPAVNLIDWVNRTFAVSPADKLLFVTSIAFDLSVYDMLGTLAAGATLRVASREEIRNPELLSQIVSREAITFWNSAPVILDQLIPYLDVTGNPHLRLAFVSGDWIPVSLPTRLTEKCPQAELISLGGATEAVIWSNFFPASGSQRELSSIPYGKPIQNARYYILDPHQLPVPVGVEGDLYIGGDVLAEGYYGDVHRTAEKFCRDPFVASPSARMYFTGDRARFFDDGNIEFLGRQDSQVKINGYRIETDEIEAALLRCEGIVAAHVSRKGERHHYWLCAYIVGQAMTQPDITLIKGTLSQCLPEYMIPSLFITIDEMPVTVNGKLDKSKLPEPQLNVKDTAMVPEKGMGIEEKIKSVWRVILNRNEISLTDNFFDAGGDSARLIRMHRALQDEIGFNFPVMSLFQYTTIRSLAQWLKGHSEKQAATQLVPTDKNLSARQRVVQLQKNRKNINR, encoded by the coding sequence ATGAATAACCCTCAAAGCGTTGCCGGGCATTTCTGTCCGTCGGATTATGGATACAGCTTACACAATGCGTTTTTTCACCAGGCAATACGCACGCCAGCGGCAATTGCTCTTCGCGATGATGACGGTGTGGTGACCTACTCCGAGTTACGGATGCAAGCCTGTGCTATCGCCTCCTCTTTGCGCCGTCATGAACTGATGCCGGAAACGGCGGTCGGAGTGTATTTACCCCGCGATCGCAATTTACCCGCTGCATTGATCGGCATCATGGCCGTCGGCTGTGCCTATTTACCGCTCGACCCACGTTACCCGCAGCAGCGCATTGAGCAGTTAATCACGATAGGTCAGGTTCAGTGTGTCATTACCACGCGATTGCTGGCGGAGACATTGCCTGATGATATCACGGCCATTTGCATTGAAGATATTGTGCTGGCCGATCTGGACTATGTTCTGAATAACGACCCTGCGCAGTCGAACTCACTGGCTTACTTTATCTTTACTTCGGGTTCAACGGGGGTACCAAAGGGAGTGATGATTGAGCATGGCAATGCACTGTCACTCCTTTACTGGGCGCACCATTTTTATTCATCATCACAGTTGGCAAGTGTCGCATTTACTACTTCGATCACCTTTGATCTCTCGGTGTTTGAAATCTTTGTGCCGCTGAGCGCGGGGGGAATGATTCACATCCTGGAAAATGGCTTATCGCTGCTTGACTGGAAGTGGCGCGACGAGCTGACGCTGTTGAATACCGTGCCTTCTGTGCTCAATGAAGTGGCGAAGTTGGGGCATTTACCGCAGCAGCTTTCGGTGATTAACCTAGCCGGTGAACCGCTGCCTGCAAGCTTAGTGTGGGTATTACGCGCACAGTGCCCCGATGCGCAGATTTTCAACTTATATGGACCTTCGGAAGATACGACCTACTCCACCGTAAGCGAGGTTTTAGCAAGTGATGACCAGCCTACTATTGGCCTTGCAATGCTGGGACGTCACTGCTATTTGCTGAATGAAAGTGGTGATGAGGTCGCGCACGGAGAGGTTGGAGAGATCTACGTGGCCGGGCCGGGTGTTGCACGCGGATATTACGGGCGTCCCGACCTTGAGAGCGTATTTATGCCGGATAAACGGCAACCCGACAGCTATCGCATGTACCGTACCGGTGATTTTGGTCGCCAGCTTGCAGACGGGCGGATCTTGTGTCTGGGGCGACGTGACGATCAGGTGAAAATTCGTGGTCATCGCGTTGAAATTGGTGAGGTGGACGCAACAATGCGACAGCACCCCGCGGTGGCAGAGGTTTCGGTGGTGGTGGTCGATTCACCCGCACGCGGAAAGTTTCTGCGCTGTGCGCTCGAACTGCGGGACAGTACAAACCAAGCCGATATCGCCGCGTGGGCGAGTGCACGCTTGCCGGCGTTTATGATCCCCTCGGAGTGGCAGGTTTTTGACAAGCTTCCGCGATTGCCAAACGGCAAAATTGATCGGGCTTACCTGCGCAAAGCCGCAACTGTCAGAGCACACTTAACCGACGATCAGCATCCGGTGGGGCAGACTGAAGAAACTCTGGCACAGTGCTGGCGTCATTTGTTAGAGCAGCCGACGATTGGCCGGCATGACAGCTTTTTTGCTCTGGGTGGACATTCCCTGTTGTTCACCCGTTTGCAGTATCACATCCGTGAAACCTTCTCGGTCAGCATTGAGCTGACAGCGTTGATGTCAGCGTCCACATTGGCTGAACAAGCCAAATTGATAGATCAATCCGACGCGGTAGACGATCACGCAGGAAGCAGCGAAGAGTTGTCCTGCACACCTTCCCAGCGCAGAATGTGGACCTTGGAAAAGTTGCTACCAGGATCGCCGCGTTACAATATTGCAAACACCTTCCAGCTGCAGGGCGAGCTGGATAACCAACGGCTGATTGCGGCGCTGACCGCAACGGCGGCACACCATGCCATGCTGCACACGGTATATGATGAGTCCGACCGTGGCCTGCAACCTGTGCAACTGGCCGATCATCACATAAGCATATTGCAGAAAAATTTGAGCCAGATGCCGCTGGTTCAGGCACTGGAGCAGGCAAAAACGTTGTCCAGTGCTTTCCAGCGACAGCCGTTTGAACTCAGTAGCAGTGTCCCCTTTAGTGTGCAAATTATCACTGTTGCTCCCACCTTGCATTTGGTGGATATCAAAACCCATCACATTGCGGCTGATGGATCGATAGAGCTGCTAGTGGAGGAGATCTCGTTCCGTTATAACCGCCCGCACGCCCTCATACAGAGCTGCCGATCGTATAATGACTACGCCCAATATTTGCTGACTCCGTCGTTGAAAATGGATCAGGAAAAGTCGCTGCAATGGTGGCAAATGGCGCTCGCGAATCCACCAGAGTTTTTACGCTTACCTTTCGACAAACCGGCTAAACGAAGCACGACCGGTGTTGGGAAACTGCTGGGTATCACGGTGGAGCAGGAGACGGTACGCTCTTTGATGAAGCTGTGTCAGCAGCATCAGGTGTCATTGTTCCACGGTCTGCTGGCCGTTACCTGGGCATTTCTGGGCAAACTGTCAGAAAGTGACGATGTGTTGCTGGCTTTGCCAGTACATACCCGTCCAGCGGAATACACCAGAACGGTCGGAAATTTTGTTAATACTGCTATTGCGCGCGGACGGCCACATGCCGCCATGACCTTTGAACAGTTACTACAGGCCGCGAAAGAGAACACCCTTCAGCTATTGCGGCATGCAAATGTGCCTTTTGAGTCGGTATTGAATGCGGTGAAAGGGTTACGTTCCGCTGAAGGCGTACCGTCCGTGAATGTCATGCTGTCGCTGTTGGTATCTCCGGCACTTCTGGAACTGGAGGGCTGTCAGACAACCTTTTTGCCTGTAGATCTTGGCACCAGCCGTTTTGACCTCGGCCTGTTTTTCCGTTACGACAACACCGGGCTGGTGCTGAATCTGGAATACGATACGCAGCGGTTTAGCGATGCTATGGCGAGGAATTTGTCGCAGACCTGGGCCGGATTTTGCGCGAATCTAACGGCAAATAGCGGAGCACCACTGTCGCAGGTCGGTCTGTTATCTGAGGCGTCTCATCAGAAAATTGTGGAGGATTGGAACAACACGAAAACGGCTGTGGCGTTTGAAGGGCGCATCGACATGCTTTTCTCGCAACGTGTTATCGAACAACCCGACCACATCGCCCTGATTGCGGGTCAAGATGTGTTGAGCTACCAGCAGCTCGATCAGAGTGCGAACCAGCTGGCCTGGAGCCTGCGTGATGCTGGTGTGCCGGTGGGGTCTCATGTAGGGATTTTATGTGAACGCGGTGCTGCAATGGTTATTGCCGTACTGGCAGTGCTGAAGGCGGGATGTGCCTATGTGCCGATCGACCCGTCGACACCCGCAGAACGCTGTCGGCTTATGACCACTGTTGCCGATTTTTCTTGCCTGATCAGTGATGAGGCTTTGCATAATAAAGCGCTGAGCGTTCAGGCTGAAGTACCACTGAAGTTGATCCGGGCGGACTCTGATGCACATCGCATGCAGCGCGATACGCCGCCGGACAATCCAACTGGGGCGGACGATCGTGCCTATATTATTTTTACCTCTGGTACCACGGGAATACCAAAAGCCGTCGCGGTGAAACACCGACCGGCGGTCAACCTGATTGACTGGGTTAATCGCACGTTTGCGGTTTCTCCCGCGGATAAACTTCTGTTTGTCACGTCGATCGCATTCGACCTTTCCGTTTATGACATGTTAGGCACGTTGGCAGCGGGTGCGACGCTGCGCGTAGCTAGTCGGGAAGAAATTCGTAACCCTGAACTGCTGAGCCAGATTGTCAGCCGGGAAGCGATAACCTTCTGGAATTCGGCGCCGGTGATCCTCGATCAACTTATCCCTTATCTGGATGTAACAGGTAACCCGCATCTCCGGCTGGCATTTGTATCCGGTGACTGGATCCCGGTGTCGCTGCCGACCCGGCTGACGGAAAAATGCCCTCAAGCAGAGCTGATTTCGCTGGGGGGCGCCACAGAAGCCGTTATTTGGTCCAATTTTTTCCCGGCATCCGGCAGTCAAAGAGAGCTGAGTAGCATTCCCTACGGCAAGCCAATTCAGAATGCGCGCTACTACATTCTGGACCCGCATCAGTTGCCGGTACCGGTCGGGGTTGAAGGCGACTTGTATATTGGTGGTGATGTGCTGGCCGAGGGTTACTACGGTGATGTACATCGCACAGCGGAGAAATTCTGTCGCGATCCTTTTGTCGCCTCCCCTTCAGCCAGGATGTATTTCACTGGAGATCGGGCGCGGTTCTTTGACGACGGTAATATTGAGTTCCTTGGGCGGCAGGACTCCCAGGTCAAAATCAATGGTTATCGCATCGAAACCGATGAAATCGAAGCGGCGCTCCTGAGATGTGAAGGCATTGTGGCGGCTCACGTATCAAGAAAAGGTGAACGACATCATTACTGGCTTTGTGCCTACATTGTCGGTCAGGCAATGACTCAGCCAGATATTACGCTGATTAAAGGAACGTTAAGTCAGTGCTTGCCTGAATATATGATCCCCTCTCTGTTTATTACGATCGATGAAATGCCGGTAACGGTAAATGGGAAACTTGATAAAAGTAAATTACCGGAACCTCAGTTGAATGTAAAAGATACCGCGATGGTACCGGAAAAAGGAATGGGTATTGAGGAAAAAATAAAAAGCGTCTGGCGAGTTATTTTAAATAGAAATGAAATTAGTCTTACGGATAACTTTTTTGATGCAGGGGGAGACTCTGCCAGGCTTATCAGAATGCATCGGGCATTACAGGATGAAATAGGGTTTAACTTCCCAGTAATGAGTTTATTTCAGTACACCACAATTCGTTCGTTAGCTCAGTGGTTAAAAGGACACTCAGAAAAACAAGCTGCAACTCAGCTCGTGCCGACAGATAAAAATCTGTCAGCCAGGCAACGCGTTGTGCAACTCCAAAAGAATCGTAAAAACATTAATCGATAA
- a CDS encoding DUF6817 domain-containing protein: protein MFVERYQNDFVALGVHKVAHLDEPLMNHLIRTYEILCRMSCEESVCLAGLFHGSYGTQGLHTDEIGDIPEAQRQIVRNCAGTQVESLVYHFSVMSYESLSKSFRNLLKADGVPVLKDRRSGEAITVTREYFEKLLTLKLADVLAHAPTHKNHTCTNIPAQYGAFWEVVAEYFGGNKIRVWNEIVS from the coding sequence ATGTTCGTTGAACGTTATCAGAATGATTTTGTTGCGCTTGGCGTACACAAGGTTGCTCATCTGGATGAACCCCTGATGAATCATCTGATCCGTACTTACGAAATATTGTGCCGGATGTCGTGTGAGGAGTCCGTGTGCCTGGCCGGTCTTTTTCACGGCTCTTATGGCACACAGGGCCTGCATACGGATGAAATCGGCGATATCCCCGAAGCCCAGCGCCAGATAGTGCGTAATTGCGCGGGTACTCAGGTTGAAAGCCTGGTTTATCATTTTTCGGTGATGAGCTATGAGTCGCTCAGTAAAAGCTTTCGCAACCTGTTGAAAGCCGATGGTGTACCCGTATTAAAAGATCGCCGTAGCGGCGAAGCCATTACGGTGACTCGTGAATATTTCGAAAAACTGCTGACCTTAAAATTAGCGGATGTGCTTGCGCATGCCCCAACGCATAAAAATCATACTTGCACCAATATTCCTGCCCAATACGGCGCATTCTGGGAAGTGGTCGCGGAGTATTTTGGTGGAAATAAGATACGTGTCTGGAATGAGATAGTCAGCTAA
- a CDS encoding amino acid adenylation domain-containing protein, whose protein sequence is MTLMPDNTWEGFPLSFQQEEFCAERVNEKIRTLCLRFDIKGVIDKIVLNNALNNIVEKNEILRTHYRTLQNQSKNPLMVISETALLHLDDIDLLSEAERQSVIASEMAALENGEVVNRDDVINASLLSRGDYHTLLLEVPAIGFDWLSGNLLMQQVAAEYHALIQQMAVGENHVVQYVDFAQWQREEDQKNHVNNGDTYAQTQLANATALNLPLEMKSEKTDFNRHLLSLSVEQQSGLMAVADRLGVGQKAVLLACWTAGLWRLCGSPDAVSIRVNMLGRPFAELQHSLGRYSAPVTLNLAPLPTHAFSQLLTQCQDALSRYEPLVQVRSSGLHQISKKVNVAFDFDEAATAISLAELSWCNQSQPRVDFDTDLMLQVQVGEVLRCTLNVRNGTIPDAGIQAISQAFNASVNALLANAQQPLGHFALLNTAQQQQLLQNTVGPVALAAFEPWTQVFARQVQERPDAPALRFNDRAWSYGSLDALTNQIANMLVAKGVVPGSTVALRLERSDYLLALIIAVNKAGAAYLPLDIIMPEQRVATLLQQTAPVLLIQDDGSDIDVIGEQATLSLSTVLEAATAYPSSGPEVTIHPDALAYILYTSGTTGNPKGVKVTHRALARYIDGVQTRIGIKDPLVYLSVGPLTTDLGNTTIFPALTSGGCIVMSPHSKAEEAQEQIAFMEITQFDVLKITPSHLASLFALCQEPARVMPEKTLVLGGEMLSWGMWRLFNSFSHGCNIFNHYGPTETCVGVIAGVVETDVDAALASTVPLGQPLDHVRAYIVDAYGHLLPDGAVGELYIGGESVSTGYVFAEERDVARFIADPWHEGCVYRTGDKVRRLPNGRLEFLGRIDRQLKIRGFRVEPAEIEAILRRHAEVLDSCVIEQGESASAHLVAYVVLQDGSVGLQSALRDYLSAQLPDFMLPSYVVALPRFPLNHNGKIDISLLPHPESLYSGDNSHYVAPKSDTEKTVAGIFESLLQVTSVGQQDDFFDIGGHSLVATRLVAAIRQQFTIPFNLRSVFMDATVSGLSVQIDTALAQKQEAK, encoded by the coding sequence ATGACGTTAATGCCCGATAATACATGGGAAGGATTTCCATTATCTTTCCAACAGGAAGAATTTTGTGCTGAGCGCGTAAACGAAAAGATCCGTACTCTGTGTTTGCGATTCGATATTAAAGGTGTGATTGATAAGATTGTTCTTAATAATGCGCTAAATAACATTGTTGAGAAAAATGAAATCCTTCGTACCCACTATCGAACTCTGCAAAATCAGAGTAAAAACCCACTGATGGTAATCAGTGAGACTGCCTTACTGCATCTCGATGATATAGATTTATTATCGGAAGCCGAAAGACAGTCAGTGATTGCAAGCGAAATGGCTGCGCTAGAAAATGGTGAGGTTGTAAATCGTGATGATGTGATTAATGCGAGCTTACTCTCCCGGGGAGATTATCACACATTGCTGCTCGAGGTGCCTGCGATCGGCTTTGATTGGCTATCCGGGAATTTGCTGATGCAGCAGGTTGCGGCTGAATATCATGCGTTGATCCAGCAAATGGCCGTGGGTGAAAACCATGTTGTGCAGTATGTGGATTTTGCCCAGTGGCAGCGGGAAGAAGATCAGAAAAACCACGTTAATAACGGTGATACCTACGCGCAGACACAGTTGGCGAATGCCACTGCATTGAACCTGCCGTTGGAGATGAAATCAGAGAAAACAGATTTTAACCGTCACCTACTGTCGCTGAGCGTGGAGCAACAGTCGGGCCTGATGGCGGTTGCTGATCGGCTGGGGGTGGGGCAAAAAGCGGTGCTTCTAGCCTGCTGGACGGCGGGGCTGTGGCGACTTTGTGGCTCTCCTGATGCTGTCAGCATCCGCGTGAACATGCTCGGAAGGCCTTTTGCTGAATTGCAGCATTCACTTGGCCGTTATAGCGCGCCGGTCACGCTCAATCTGGCTCCGTTACCAACCCATGCTTTTTCACAATTATTGACGCAATGTCAGGACGCTTTATCACGTTATGAACCGCTGGTACAGGTACGCTCCAGTGGTCTTCATCAGATTAGCAAGAAAGTAAATGTTGCTTTTGATTTTGATGAAGCAGCAACGGCAATCAGCTTGGCAGAACTGAGCTGGTGTAACCAGTCGCAGCCGCGCGTTGATTTTGATACCGATCTGATGTTGCAGGTACAGGTCGGAGAGGTATTGCGCTGCACGCTGAATGTGCGCAATGGCACTATTCCCGATGCTGGCATACAGGCGATTTCTCAAGCCTTTAATGCATCAGTCAATGCACTGTTGGCGAATGCGCAACAACCTCTCGGGCATTTCGCCCTGCTGAACACGGCTCAACAGCAACAGCTTTTGCAGAATACGGTTGGTCCTGTGGCTCTGGCTGCCTTTGAACCCTGGACGCAGGTTTTTGCTCGGCAAGTGCAGGAAAGGCCCGATGCGCCTGCTTTACGTTTTAACGATCGTGCCTGGAGTTATGGTTCACTGGATGCGCTGACCAACCAGATTGCCAATATGCTGGTCGCTAAAGGGGTTGTTCCCGGTTCCACGGTGGCTTTACGGCTGGAACGCAGTGATTACCTTTTAGCACTGATTATCGCCGTTAATAAAGCGGGGGCAGCCTATCTGCCGTTAGATATCATTATGCCTGAACAGCGTGTTGCAACTTTGCTCCAGCAAACCGCGCCAGTGTTATTGATTCAGGATGACGGCAGTGACATCGATGTTATTGGCGAACAGGCTACACTTTCTCTGTCCACAGTGCTGGAAGCCGCGACAGCGTATCCGTCGAGCGGGCCGGAGGTGACGATCCATCCCGATGCGCTTGCTTACATCCTTTACACCTCGGGCACCACGGGTAACCCTAAAGGGGTGAAAGTAACGCACCGCGCGCTCGCGCGTTACATTGATGGTGTTCAGACACGTATTGGCATTAAAGATCCGTTGGTCTATCTTTCTGTCGGCCCATTGACCACGGATTTAGGTAACACGACGATTTTCCCGGCGTTAACCAGCGGTGGTTGCATCGTCATGTCTCCGCACTCTAAAGCGGAAGAAGCCCAGGAACAAATCGCGTTTATGGAAATAACGCAATTTGATGTTCTGAAGATCACGCCTTCGCATTTAGCCTCGCTGTTTGCTCTGTGTCAGGAACCCGCTCGCGTGATGCCAGAAAAAACGCTGGTGCTGGGCGGGGAAATGCTGAGCTGGGGGATGTGGCGTTTGTTCAATTCCTTCAGCCACGGTTGCAATATTTTCAACCATTATGGCCCGACAGAAACCTGCGTGGGGGTGATTGCTGGTGTTGTCGAAACTGACGTGGATGCGGCACTAGCATCTACCGTTCCGTTGGGGCAGCCATTAGACCATGTGCGTGCTTACATTGTTGATGCGTATGGCCATTTGTTGCCGGATGGCGCGGTTGGTGAATTATATATCGGGGGGGAAAGCGTCAGCACCGGTTATGTGTTCGCGGAAGAGCGGGATGTCGCGCGTTTTATTGCGGATCCCTGGCATGAAGGCTGCGTATACCGCACCGGAGATAAGGTCCGCCGCTTGCCAAACGGACGTCTTGAGTTCTTGGGGCGCATAGATCGACAGTTGAAAATCCGTGGATTTCGGGTGGAGCCTGCCGAGATCGAAGCGATTCTGCGCCGTCATGCAGAAGTACTGGATAGCTGCGTCATTGAACAGGGTGAGTCTGCCAGCGCACATCTGGTGGCTTATGTGGTGTTGCAGGACGGCTCGGTTGGTTTGCAATCGGCGCTGCGCGATTACCTCAGTGCGCAATTGCCGGACTTTATGTTGCCGTCGTACGTCGTTGCGTTGCCTCGTTTCCCGCTCAACCATAACGGGAAAATTGATATTTCACTCCTTCCTCATCCCGAATCGCTATATTCCGGCGATAACAGCCATTACGTGGCTCCGAAAAGTGACACAGAGAAAACTGTTGCCGGAATATTCGAATCGTTGCTTCAGGTCACCTCAGTCGGCCAGCAAGATGATTTTTTTGATATCGGTGGTCATTCACTGGTTGCAACAAGGCTGGTGGCTGCGATCCGTCAGCAGTTCACGATCCCTTTTAACCTGCGCTCTGTCTTTATGGATGCCACTGTCAGTGGACTGAGTGTGCAGATCGATACGGCGCTGGCACAAAAGCAGGAGGCAAAATGA
- a CDS encoding TauD/TfdA family dioxygenase — protein sequence MMLTEARFGGRRQVVKVSRHQDVTLVPLVDETRRGKMVIPDRKDVSAHAWVLEHLEQMTEWLNAHGALLLRGFNVTDTDAFRQVVEATRGTLLNYTHRSTPRKSISAGIYSSTEYPADQHIPQHNEMSYTLNWPTRLFFYCAVKPGEEGQTPLADSKRMYQCLPADLIERFDRHGVMYVRNYGLGLDLSWQDVFQTEEVSEVERYCTENGIQFEWLSEGRLRTRQVCQATIRDKHSGEGIWFNQAHLFHVSSLPPETEQELRLEFSEIDLPRNTLFGDGTPIPAADLATIRATYQQEELVFDWEKGDILIVDNEVMSHGRRPFKTPRSIMVAMT from the coding sequence ATGATGTTAACCGAAGCGCGATTTGGCGGTCGTCGCCAGGTAGTGAAAGTCTCACGGCATCAAGACGTAACACTGGTGCCGTTGGTGGATGAAACACGGCGGGGAAAAATGGTCATACCTGATCGTAAAGACGTTTCTGCGCACGCTTGGGTACTGGAACACCTGGAGCAGATGACCGAATGGCTGAACGCGCATGGCGCACTGCTGTTACGAGGATTTAACGTAACCGATACCGACGCTTTCCGTCAGGTGGTTGAGGCGACACGGGGCACGTTGCTGAACTACACCCACCGGTCAACGCCACGGAAAAGCATCAGTGCGGGGATTTACAGCTCAACCGAATATCCGGCGGATCAGCATATTCCTCAGCACAACGAGATGTCCTACACGCTGAACTGGCCCACGCGTCTATTTTTCTACTGCGCGGTTAAACCGGGTGAAGAGGGACAAACCCCTTTAGCGGACAGTAAAAGAATGTACCAATGCTTACCGGCAGATCTGATCGAACGCTTTGACCGGCATGGCGTTATGTATGTGCGTAACTATGGCCTAGGGCTTGATTTGAGCTGGCAGGATGTCTTCCAGACGGAGGAAGTCAGCGAAGTTGAGCGCTATTGCACGGAAAACGGCATCCAGTTTGAGTGGTTAAGCGAGGGAAGGCTTCGTACGCGTCAGGTTTGCCAGGCTACGATACGCGATAAACACAGCGGTGAGGGGATCTGGTTTAACCAGGCTCATCTATTTCATGTCAGTAGCCTCCCTCCGGAGACGGAGCAGGAATTACGTCTTGAGTTTTCTGAAATTGATCTGCCGCGTAACACGTTGTTTGGTGACGGTACTCCGATCCCAGCAGCGGATTTGGCCACCATTCGGGCGACCTACCAGCAGGAGGAGTTAGTCTTCGACTGGGAAAAGGGGGACATTCTGATCGTTGATAACGAGGTGATGTCACATGGGCGGCGACCTTTCAAAACTCCACGTTCCATTATGGTGGCAATGACATGA
- a CDS encoding phenylacetate--CoA ligase family protein, protein MIDSGNFEDVKREIEYAYQHARFFRNHIDESGIVPDAIDSVQAFKRLPVTRKMHYRKNYPFGVLAAGYTLNSPHVMRFQSSGTSGERLNSAIFSFDLARRQATSLSVNEKFNSLWLPGKKLKLCRYAPPNCSDVECGIGLSTMEERTLADGTLVLPVAHDLLATPLRMINQALDEIVLYNPDILVVDPTHLAFLTRQATKLGRTISSSNKLHIICGYTQLTHVARRQITQFFGDDVPVGNMLGMSELGYLGFECHHGSLHLNNQDYFVELLANGEDVQENQPGELIISTIDDGLIPRIRYATGDLYRFVAGSCTCGSTLPRVVIEGRVTQNLQVGNRSISPTDLDVAVGDAPGIDLYKMEQNQAGKLTFRFIANEQFNALTLARIKDVVGTLIGHDDIEYLSVDYIPCERSGKFQSCVSQFHEVKP, encoded by the coding sequence ATGATCGATTCAGGCAATTTTGAGGATGTAAAACGCGAGATTGAATATGCGTATCAGCATGCGCGTTTTTTCCGTAACCATATCGATGAATCGGGCATCGTGCCCGATGCCATTGACTCTGTACAGGCGTTTAAGCGCCTGCCCGTCACGCGTAAGATGCATTATCGAAAAAATTATCCGTTTGGCGTATTGGCGGCGGGTTACACCCTGAACTCACCACACGTCATGCGTTTTCAAAGTTCGGGGACGTCGGGCGAGCGGTTGAACAGCGCGATTTTCTCCTTTGATCTGGCGCGTCGGCAGGCTACCAGCCTGAGCGTAAATGAGAAGTTCAATTCGCTCTGGCTGCCCGGAAAAAAGCTCAAGCTGTGCCGTTATGCGCCGCCTAACTGTTCAGATGTCGAGTGCGGTATTGGCTTGAGTACAATGGAGGAACGTACGTTAGCAGATGGCACATTGGTCCTGCCGGTGGCGCATGATCTGTTGGCAACCCCTCTGCGGATGATCAATCAAGCACTGGATGAAATCGTGCTTTACAATCCGGATATTCTGGTGGTGGACCCCACGCATCTGGCATTTTTGACGCGTCAGGCCACGAAGCTGGGTAGAACTATTAGCAGCAGTAACAAATTGCACATCATCTGCGGTTACACGCAGTTGACCCACGTGGCGCGGCGGCAAATCACGCAGTTCTTCGGTGACGATGTGCCGGTGGGCAACATGCTGGGCATGTCAGAGTTGGGTTATCTGGGCTTTGAATGCCACCACGGGAGTCTGCATCTTAACAATCAGGATTATTTCGTTGAGCTGCTGGCAAATGGGGAGGACGTGCAGGAGAACCAGCCTGGAGAATTGATCATTTCAACTATCGATGATGGACTCATCCCGCGTATTCGCTATGCTACTGGCGATCTTTATCGCTTCGTCGCAGGTTCCTGTACCTGCGGTAGTACCTTACCCCGCGTGGTGATCGAGGGGCGAGTAACGCAGAATCTGCAGGTGGGGAATAGGAGTATTTCGCCGACTGATTTGGATGTTGCTGTGGGCGATGCTCCGGGGATCGACCTCTACAAAATGGAGCAAAACCAGGCAGGGAAACTTACCTTCCGCTTTATCGCTAATGAGCAGTTTAATGCGTTAACCCTGGCTCGAATAAAGGATGTCGTCGGTACGTTGATTGGCCACGATGATATTGAATATCTATCGGTAGATTATATCCCCTGTGAGCGTAGTGGGAAATTCCAGTCCTGTGTTTCTCAGTTTCATGAGGTAAAGCCATGA